In a single window of the Nodularia spumigena CCY9414 genome:
- a CDS encoding HAD-IA family hydrolase, producing MERPKVILLDAVGTLFGVKGSVGEVYSQIAKEFEVEVSAQILNTTFVQSFKAAPPATFPNADLHDIPQQEFEWWRKIAFNTFKSAGVLPQFSDFPGFFSELYIHFGTAEPWFIYPDVVSSLIDWQQQGIELGIVSNFDSRIFSVLQSLELSSYFSSITISTQARVTKPDPTIFAIALEKHNCPSTAAWHIGDSIVDDYQGAKAAGLRGIWINRQTNS from the coding sequence ATGGAACGACCGAAAGTTATTCTTTTAGATGCTGTCGGCACACTTTTCGGCGTAAAAGGTAGTGTGGGCGAAGTTTATAGTCAAATAGCCAAGGAATTTGAAGTTGAAGTTTCAGCCCAAATATTGAATACAACCTTTGTGCAAAGCTTTAAAGCCGCACCACCAGCGACATTTCCCAATGCAGATTTACATGATATTCCTCAACAGGAGTTTGAATGGTGGCGGAAAATAGCCTTTAATACTTTTAAAAGCGCCGGTGTTTTGCCACAATTTTCGGATTTTCCCGGTTTTTTTAGTGAACTCTATATTCACTTTGGGACTGCTGAACCTTGGTTTATTTATCCTGATGTTGTATCATCTTTGATAGACTGGCAACAACAGGGTATTGAACTAGGAATAGTGTCCAATTTCGATTCCCGCATTTTCTCAGTGTTGCAAAGTTTAGAATTGAGCAGTTATTTCAGTTCTATCACTATTTCTACCCAAGCCCGTGTCACTAAACCTGATCCTACAATTTTTGCGATCGCTTTAGAAAAACATAATTGTCCATCCACAGCCGCTTGGCACATTGGCGATAGCATTGTAGATGACTATCAAGGAGCCAAAGCGGCTGGTTTGAGGGGTATTTGGATAAATCGCCAGACAAATTCTTGA
- a CDS encoding endonuclease domain-containing protein has protein sequence MTELYNKTSEREKRRLLRNNMPPAEQIVWERLRNRQVEGCKFRRQYSIDVFVVDFYATELKLAIEIDGDSHFQDRVQVYDYERQSFLESKGTHFLRFTNLQVYQELDGVITMIAETVCQLRKITPP, from the coding sequence ATGACAGAACTTTATAACAAAACCTCAGAAAGAGAAAAAAGGCGATTGCTTCGTAATAATATGCCGCCTGCGGAGCAGATTGTTTGGGAAAGATTAAGAAATCGCCAAGTAGAGGGTTGCAAATTTCGTAGACAGTACAGTATTGATGTCTTTGTTGTTGATTTTTATGCTACTGAATTAAAACTTGCTATAGAAATTGATGGGGATAGTCATTTTCAAGATAGAGTCCAGGTTTATGATTATGAACGACAATCTTTTCTCGAATCTAAAGGTACTCATTTTTTGAGATTTACAAATCTACAGGTTTATCAAGAGTTGGATGGTGTGATCACAATGATTGCAGAAACAGTTTGTCAATTACGGAAGATTACCCCTCCCTAA
- the folK gene encoding 2-amino-4-hydroxy-6-hydroxymethyldihydropteridine diphosphokinase, with amino-acid sequence MLKPSLFSVSGQEAADPVSAIALGGNIGDSYGILEAAIETLGKTRGIKLLAKSSWYRTKAVGPPQPDYLNGCAILQVEMPPDVLLETLLAIEQQFGRVRQERWGARSLDLDLLLYNDLIIDTPHLQIPHPRMKERAFVLIPLAEIAPDWVEPISGGVIKDLVKAVDRSDVFLLKSN; translated from the coding sequence TTGCTCAAACCAAGTTTATTCAGTGTATCTGGTCAAGAGGCAGCAGATCCAGTTAGTGCGATCGCCCTTGGTGGTAATATTGGCGATTCCTATGGAATTTTAGAAGCGGCTATCGAGACATTAGGCAAAACACGAGGAATTAAGCTGTTAGCTAAATCCAGTTGGTACAGAACTAAAGCTGTCGGTCCACCGCAGCCAGATTATTTAAATGGTTGCGCTATCTTGCAAGTAGAAATGCCACCAGATGTATTACTAGAGACTTTATTAGCCATAGAACAACAATTTGGGCGGGTGCGTCAAGAGCGCTGGGGGGCGCGATCGCTTGATTTAGATTTACTGTTATATAATGATTTAATCATCGATACGCCCCATCTCCAGATTCCTCACCCCCGCATGAAAGAGCGGGCTTTTGTCTTAATACCACTGGCAGAAATTGCACCAGACTGGGTAGAACCAATTTCTGGAGGTGTGATTAAAGATTTGGTGAAAGCAGTAGACCGTTCTGATGTATTCTTGTTAAAGAGCAATTAA
- a CDS encoding NAD(P)/FAD-dependent oxidoreductase: MTEQTPRICILGGGFGGLYTALRLSQLPWENGEKPEIVLVDQSDRFIFAPLLYELLTGELQTWEIAPPFEELLQNTGVRFCQAIVSGIDTEQKRVHLQEGTEIAYDRLVLALGGETPLDMVPGAISHAYPFRNITDAYRLEERLRVLEESKAEKIRVAIVGAGYSGVELACKLADRLGERGRFRLIQIGDQILRTSPDFNREAAKKALDAKKVFLDLETKVESVGQDTISLEYKNQVDTIPVDLVIWTVGTRVAPVVKTLALKQNQRGQITTTPTLQVLEHPEIFALGDLADCCDAEGQKVPATAQVAFQQADYTAWNIWASLSDRPLLPFRYQQLGEMMALGKDNATLTGLGIKLDGSFAYLARRLAYLYRMPTLDHQLKVGFNWLVRPIIDTLS, encoded by the coding sequence ATGACTGAACAAACTCCTAGAATATGTATCCTTGGTGGAGGCTTTGGTGGTCTCTACACCGCCCTCCGTTTAAGCCAATTACCTTGGGAAAACGGCGAAAAGCCGGAAATTGTCTTAGTTGATCAAAGCGATCGCTTTATTTTTGCACCTTTACTCTACGAATTACTCACAGGAGAACTACAAACCTGGGAAATTGCGCCTCCTTTTGAAGAACTTCTGCAAAACACAGGTGTGCGTTTTTGTCAAGCTATTGTTTCGGGAATTGACACCGAGCAAAAACGAGTACATTTACAAGAAGGCACAGAAATCGCTTATGATCGCTTAGTGTTAGCCTTGGGTGGAGAAACACCATTAGATATGGTTCCCGGTGCCATATCTCACGCTTACCCATTCCGCAATATTACAGATGCTTATCGTTTAGAAGAACGTCTGCGAGTGCTAGAAGAATCAAAAGCAGAGAAAATTCGCGTCGCCATTGTGGGCGCTGGTTACAGTGGTGTAGAATTAGCCTGTAAGTTAGCAGACAGACTCGGAGAAAGGGGACGTTTCCGCCTAATTCAAATCGGTGATCAAATTTTACGCACTTCTCCAGATTTTAACCGCGAAGCTGCTAAAAAAGCTTTAGACGCAAAAAAAGTATTTCTGGATTTAGAAACTAAGGTAGAATCCGTAGGGCAGGATACTATTTCCCTAGAGTACAAAAATCAGGTAGATACAATTCCTGTAGATTTAGTCATTTGGACTGTAGGAACCAGAGTTGCACCTGTAGTCAAAACACTAGCTTTAAAACAAAATCAGCGTGGTCAAATTACCACTACACCCACTTTACAAGTTTTAGAGCATCCCGAAATCTTTGCTTTGGGAGATTTAGCCGACTGTTGTGATGCAGAAGGACAAAAAGTACCCGCTACAGCCCAAGTTGCTTTTCAACAAGCTGATTATACTGCATGGAATATCTGGGCTTCACTGAGCGATCGCCCTTTATTACCATTCCGTTACCAGCAATTAGGGGAAATGATGGCATTAGGCAAAGATAACGCCACCCTGACAGGTTTAGGTATAAAATTAGATGGTTCCTTTGCATACCTTGCTCGTCGTCTAGCTTATCTCTATCGAATGCCGACTTTAGATCATCAACTCAAAGTTGGTTTTAATTGGCTAGTTCGTCCTATTATAGATACACTTTCTTAG
- a CDS encoding EAL domain-containing protein: MPVNEREQIRHLLVIQDLQGQQTIPLQEATYSLGRHRKNSIVLNSPSVSRQHAILLRVTIPETDEYGFRIIDGNFSGKGSSNGLLVNGTKCFSHHLKHGDVIIFGDYQAQAKYYTDSNLSPTIFSASSQAVDLSANAVNPVQTLVIDPDSQGANDTALARLASFPELIPNPIIEMDFKGRVTYLNPAASLEFPQLKKLGKQHPLLTELLDAVTHRQENPFVREVQVDQKIFEQSVHFLPESNLIRTFIARDITEQKQAQAELTQRDRLLQAVAEVANYLLIEMNYEIAIDKALAVLGEAAQVDRIYLFHNHIHTVTGEMVVNLQFEWTKMNTGSSLHHWQNKSYQSAKLSRWYAVLSRGKSIRGLTKEFPPEERELLSQDGIKSLLLVPLRLEEKFWGYLALADCSTERLWSKHEESTLLTIAASISGAWQRQQVSEKIRFQALHDHLTGLPNRLLFNELLEKALPNAIRNGESLAVMFLDLDLFKLINDTLGHTLGDRLLKEVAQRLKGCLRGGDTVARWGGDEFTILLPRMNYLEEVSLVAQRILGALDNVFYLDGHELYVSGSLGIAILDEHSADAETLIQHADTALYYAKDQGRNNYHFYSKTLNTKNPELLTLDKSLRYALERKELVVYYQPRVNIKTRKITGMEALLRWQHPEMGLVAPNVFIPIAEESGLIIPIGEWVLRTACMQNKAWQQAGLPPLTIAVNLSPKQFRKPQLVDTVAKILAQTDLEPKFLELEITETTAIEDLDFTRTVLQDLTQMGVNLSIDDFGTGHSSLSRLQLLPFHNLKIDKYFIQELTKDEKVAHIVQAIVTLGRSLGLRLTAEGVEKQEELDFLASINCEDVQGFFFYKALPSEKATEILQLE; the protein is encoded by the coding sequence ATGCCAGTAAATGAACGGGAACAAATACGCCACCTTTTGGTTATTCAAGACTTGCAAGGACAGCAGACTATCCCCCTTCAAGAGGCTACTTATTCTCTGGGACGACATCGTAAAAACTCTATTGTCCTCAATTCACCTTCAGTATCCAGGCAACACGCAATTTTATTGCGGGTAACTATTCCAGAAACTGACGAATATGGCTTTCGGATTATAGATGGTAACTTCTCAGGCAAGGGTAGTAGTAATGGGTTATTAGTAAATGGGACTAAATGCTTCTCTCATCATCTCAAGCATGGAGACGTGATTATATTTGGCGATTATCAAGCCCAGGCTAAATATTATACTGATTCTAATTTATCACCAACAATATTTTCAGCATCTTCTCAAGCTGTAGACCTGTCTGCCAACGCCGTTAATCCCGTGCAAACTTTAGTTATTGATCCTGACTCGCAAGGAGCCAATGATACAGCCTTAGCGCGCCTAGCGTCTTTCCCAGAACTGATTCCCAATCCAATTATCGAGATGGATTTCAAGGGGAGGGTGACTTATCTCAATCCTGCTGCATCTTTGGAATTTCCCCAACTTAAAAAATTGGGTAAACAACATCCCCTCCTGACAGAATTACTAGATGCAGTTACTCATCGCCAGGAAAATCCATTTGTGCGTGAGGTACAAGTGGATCAGAAGATTTTTGAACAATCGGTACATTTTCTGCCAGAGAGTAATTTAATTAGAACTTTTATTGCTAGAGATATTACAGAGCAAAAACAAGCCCAAGCCGAGCTAACACAACGCGATCGCTTGCTCCAGGCAGTGGCAGAAGTAGCCAATTATTTGCTCATAGAAATGAATTATGAAATCGCTATTGACAAAGCTTTGGCTGTGCTGGGGGAAGCTGCCCAGGTAGATCGCATCTATCTGTTTCATAACCATATTCATACAGTCACAGGCGAAATGGTAGTTAACCTCCAGTTTGAATGGACAAAAATGAATACTGGCTCTTCCCTGCACCACTGGCAAAATAAATCTTATCAATCTGCAAAATTATCACGCTGGTATGCTGTTCTCTCTCGTGGAAAATCTATTAGGGGATTAACAAAAGAATTTCCTCCTGAAGAGCGAGAATTACTTTCCCAAGACGGCATAAAATCTCTGCTGCTAGTACCTTTGCGGCTAGAAGAAAAATTCTGGGGTTATCTTGCCTTGGCAGATTGTTCAACAGAGCGCCTGTGGTCAAAGCATGAAGAATCTACACTTTTAACAATAGCAGCCAGTATCAGTGGCGCTTGGCAGCGTCAGCAGGTGTCCGAGAAGATTCGCTTTCAGGCTCTTCATGACCACTTGACTGGATTACCCAATCGGCTGTTATTTAATGAGCTGCTGGAGAAAGCCTTACCCAACGCGATTCGTAACGGAGAAAGTTTAGCTGTGATGTTTCTGGATTTAGATCTTTTTAAGCTGATTAATGACACATTGGGTCATACTTTGGGAGATCGATTATTAAAAGAAGTGGCTCAAAGATTGAAAGGCTGCCTCAGAGGCGGGGATACTGTTGCCCGTTGGGGGGGTGATGAATTTACCATCCTACTACCCCGGATGAATTATCTTGAAGAAGTATCCTTGGTGGCACAGAGAATTTTAGGAGCTTTAGACAATGTATTTTATCTGGATGGACACGAACTTTATGTGAGTGGCAGCCTGGGTATTGCCATACTTGATGAACACAGTGCTGATGCCGAAACTTTAATTCAGCACGCAGATACTGCTTTATATTATGCCAAGGATCAGGGCAGAAATAACTACCACTTCTACTCCAAGACCCTCAATACCAAAAATCCTGAACTCTTGACTTTAGACAAGAGCTTGCGCTATGCCTTAGAAAGGAAAGAATTAGTGGTCTATTATCAACCTAGGGTAAACATCAAGACTAGAAAAATTACTGGTATGGAGGCGCTGTTGCGTTGGCAGCATCCTGAGATGGGACTAGTAGCGCCCAATGTTTTCATTCCCATAGCTGAGGAAAGTGGATTAATTATCCCCATTGGCGAATGGGTATTACGGACAGCCTGTATGCAGAATAAAGCCTGGCAGCAAGCGGGATTACCTCCTCTGACCATTGCTGTCAATTTATCTCCTAAACAGTTCCGCAAACCGCAACTAGTAGATACTGTAGCGAAAATTTTAGCACAGACAGATTTAGAACCGAAGTTTTTAGAATTAGAAATTACAGAAACTACAGCCATTGAAGATTTAGATTTTACTAGAACTGTATTGCAGGATTTAACTCAAATGGGCGTTAATCTTTCCATTGATGACTTTGGTACTGGTCATTCTTCGCTCTCGCGCCTGCAACTGTTACCTTTTCACAATTTAAAAATTGATAAATATTTCATCCAAGAGTTGACAAAGGACGAGAAAGTTGCTCATATTGTCCAGGCGATCGTGACTTTGGGGAGAAGTCTAGGATTAAGATTAACCGCCGAAGGGGTAGAAAAGCAAGAGGAACTGGATTTTTTGGCATCCATCAACTGTGAGGATGTTCAGGGTTTTTTCTTTTATAAAGCGCTTCCGAGTGAAAAGGCTACAGAAATTCTCCAACTTGAATAA
- a CDS encoding NUDIX hydrolase, which yields MPLGRELPQLLKQCLFYKGRKFNFEVNRLRLPNKAEGDWECIRHPGGALAVPVTAEGKLVLVRQYRFAIQGRILEFPAGTVEITEDPLQTIQREIEEETGYTSQKWDKLGEFFLAPGYSDEIIYAFLAKDLQKLETPPKQDDDEDMETVLMTPDEFEKAILKGEVVDAKSISSFMLARPFLV from the coding sequence ATGCCATTAGGTAGAGAATTACCACAGTTACTGAAACAATGCTTGTTTTACAAAGGTCGCAAGTTTAACTTTGAAGTCAATCGCCTACGCTTACCGAATAAAGCCGAAGGAGATTGGGAATGTATTCGTCACCCTGGTGGAGCCTTGGCTGTACCTGTGACAGCAGAAGGTAAACTTGTACTGGTGCGCCAGTATCGTTTTGCCATTCAAGGAAGGATATTAGAGTTTCCCGCCGGAACTGTGGAAATCACCGAAGATCCTCTGCAAACAATTCAGCGCGAAATTGAGGAGGAAACGGGTTATACTTCCCAAAAATGGGACAAACTAGGTGAGTTTTTTCTAGCTCCCGGCTATTCTGACGAAATTATTTATGCTTTTTTGGCAAAAGATTTGCAAAAGCTGGAAACCCCGCCAAAACAAGATGATGATGAGGATATGGAAACTGTATTGATGACTCCTGATGAATTCGAGAAAGCTATTCTCAAAGGTGAGGTGGTAGATGCTAAATCGATTTCTAGTTTTATGTTAGCGCGTCCGTTTTTGGTTTAA
- a CDS encoding orange carotenoid protein N-terminal domain-containing protein, with amino-acid sequence MNVTTESNQFTNIFDSNTHLENGVTTTTDLFKSLSVDDQLALLWYVYTEMGRSITPAAPGAARMQFAEGVLNQIKQMSHAQQLDVMRDLAAKRNTQISRSYGIWSVNTKLAFWFELSELMVQGLVAPMPLNYQPSRDVVKVLEAIKQLDFGQQITVLRNTVVNMGVDPFAD; translated from the coding sequence ATGAACGTGACAACAGAATCAAACCAATTTACTAACATTTTTGATTCCAACACACATTTAGAAAATGGTGTTACAACTACTACTGATTTATTTAAATCTCTCAGTGTAGATGACCAACTAGCACTGCTGTGGTATGTATACACCGAAATGGGTCGTTCTATTACCCCAGCCGCTCCAGGCGCTGCACGGATGCAGTTTGCTGAAGGTGTTCTGAATCAAATCAAGCAGATGTCTCATGCTCAACAGTTAGATGTGATGAGAGACTTAGCTGCTAAAAGAAATACACAAATCAGCCGTTCCTACGGAATTTGGAGCGTTAACACTAAATTAGCTTTTTGGTTTGAATTATCAGAGTTGATGGTTCAAGGCTTAGTCGCTCCAATGCCTTTAAATTACCAACCTTCTCGTGATGTAGTCAAAGTATTAGAAGCTATTAAGCAACTTGATTTTGGTCAACAAATTACAGTCTTGCGGAATACAGTTGTCAACATGGGTGTTGATCCATTTGCTGATTAA
- a CDS encoding transglycosylase domain-containing protein: MSTRQLWNQINSVSSGITRIFSSPDRPFYRRIWFWASLGIGSTVGGTIIGSYYLIGTIDQALPDKSALKVATRAETLTIKAVDGTILQQQGEATRERLRLDQIPVQLQQAFIASEDSRFASHHGIDPQGIIRAAWNNLRSQTVLEGGSTITQQLGRILFLKQEQTIWRKLKELRLAQKMEQELTKNQIIEPYLNLVYLGSGAYGVADAAWVYFSKTVDQLTLGEAAMIAGLAPAPSLYSPIQNPTVAIQRRNMVLQRMYEDELITAAERQAAAQESLNLNSSFPKRLQVESPYFTSYILQELPKYVSPDVLTQGGLVVETTLNPTWQKAAEAAVTKTLKNQGRWQNFTQGSLVAIDPRNGEIQAMVGGKDYSKTQFNRVTQAQRQPGSTFKGFVYAAAIATGKSPNDSYLDAPFVVDKYEPQNYGRTFRGSMTIRDALTRSINVIAVKVLLDVGFQPIINTAHNLGIKSELQPTYSLALGAHEVNLLELTNAYGSFANQGLYIEAHGIRRILNRQGEVVWSNNFQHQRVLDPTSAGIMTWMLRHVVEAGTGSPAQLKNRPVAGKTGTSDESRDLWFIGYIPQIVTGVWLGNDNNNPTSGASGTAAATWREFMQKAVEGMPVEKFPARPKLQGRVGSIKAQPIKPKSVQHRSISSTSNQPSRPSANVTRSSRRSRRRSQPQTTNAPARVYSPPRRRKKVESNATPPTRTKRPSSSSSSSSPQPSWRERLRPGSTSPD, translated from the coding sequence ATGAGTACAAGACAGTTATGGAATCAAATTAATAGTGTCTCCTCTGGCATAACTAGGATATTTAGCAGCCCAGACAGACCATTTTATCGTCGGATTTGGTTTTGGGCAAGTTTGGGTATAGGTAGTACCGTAGGTGGTACAATCATTGGCTCCTACTACTTAATTGGCACAATAGATCAAGCCTTACCAGATAAATCAGCACTCAAAGTAGCCACCAGGGCGGAAACCCTCACCATTAAAGCCGTTGATGGCACCATATTACAACAACAAGGTGAAGCCACCAGAGAACGGCTCAGACTAGACCAAATACCTGTTCAACTCCAACAAGCTTTTATCGCCTCAGAAGATAGCAGATTTGCCAGTCATCATGGTATTGATCCGCAAGGAATTATCAGAGCTGCTTGGAATAATTTGCGATCGCAAACCGTCCTCGAAGGTGGTAGCACCATCACCCAACAGCTAGGGCGAATACTCTTCCTCAAACAAGAGCAGACCATTTGGCGCAAACTCAAAGAACTGCGTCTAGCTCAGAAAATGGAGCAAGAGTTGACCAAAAACCAGATAATAGAACCTTACCTAAATTTGGTATATTTAGGATCTGGAGCTTATGGTGTAGCAGATGCCGCCTGGGTATACTTCAGTAAAACAGTAGATCAACTTACCCTCGGCGAAGCGGCGATGATTGCCGGATTAGCACCCGCCCCAAGTTTATACTCCCCAATCCAAAATCCTACAGTTGCCATCCAGCGCCGCAATATGGTATTGCAAAGGATGTATGAAGATGAATTAATTACAGCAGCCGAAAGACAAGCAGCCGCTCAAGAATCCCTCAACCTCAACAGCAGTTTTCCCAAACGGCTACAAGTAGAATCTCCCTACTTTACCAGTTATATTTTACAAGAATTGCCAAAGTATGTTTCCCCCGATGTCCTCACACAAGGGGGTCTAGTCGTGGAAACCACCCTCAATCCCACTTGGCAAAAAGCCGCAGAAGCCGCCGTTACCAAAACCTTAAAAAATCAAGGACGCTGGCAGAACTTTACTCAAGGATCTTTAGTAGCCATCGACCCCCGCAACGGTGAAATTCAGGCCATGGTGGGAGGAAAAGACTACAGTAAAACTCAGTTTAATCGAGTTACCCAGGCACAACGTCAGCCAGGCTCGACATTTAAAGGATTTGTCTATGCAGCAGCCATAGCCACTGGTAAAAGCCCCAATGACAGCTACCTAGATGCACCTTTTGTAGTCGATAAATACGAACCACAAAACTATGGTAGAACTTTTCGCGGCTCCATGACCATACGAGATGCCCTGACTCGTTCTATTAATGTCATTGCAGTCAAAGTATTGCTGGATGTGGGATTTCAGCCAATTATTAATACTGCCCACAATTTGGGAATTAAATCGGAACTCCAGCCCACCTATTCCTTAGCACTTGGCGCTCATGAAGTGAATCTACTGGAATTAACTAATGCTTACGGTAGCTTTGCTAATCAGGGATTATACATAGAAGCTCATGGCATTCGCCGCATCCTCAACCGTCAAGGAGAGGTAGTTTGGTCAAATAATTTCCAGCATCAGCGAGTTCTTGACCCTACCAGTGCCGGCATTATGACTTGGATGCTACGCCACGTAGTAGAAGCCGGCACAGGCAGCCCAGCCCAATTAAAAAATAGACCTGTGGCTGGGAAAACCGGAACCTCTGATGAATCCCGCGATTTGTGGTTTATTGGCTACATACCCCAAATTGTCACAGGTGTTTGGCTAGGTAATGATAATAACAATCCCACTTCGGGAGCAAGTGGCACGGCTGCGGCCACCTGGCGGGAATTTATGCAAAAAGCAGTAGAGGGAATGCCTGTAGAAAAGTTTCCCGCAAGACCCAAACTACAAGGTCGCGTAGGTAGCATTAAGGCGCAGCCCATCAAACCGAAATCAGTACAGCATCGTTCTATTTCCTCTACCTCAAATCAGCCAAGTCGCCCCAGTGCTAATGTTACCAGATCATCTAGACGTTCTAGAAGACGCTCACAGCCACAAACCACCAATGCACCTGCTAGAGTATATTCTCCTCCCAGACGGCGTAAAAAAGTAGAGTCAAATGCTACGCCACCCACCAGAACTAAGCGTCCTAGTAGTAGTTCTAGTTCTTCATCGCCCCAGCCTTCTTGGAGGGAAAGACTCAGACCCGGCTCAACTTCTCCAGATTAA